One Spinacia oleracea cultivar Varoflay chromosome 4, BTI_SOV_V1, whole genome shotgun sequence DNA segment encodes these proteins:
- the LOC110782684 gene encoding trifunctional UDP-glucose 4,6-dehydratase/UDP-4-keto-6-deoxy-D-glucose 3,5-epimerase/UDP-4-keto-L-rhamnose-reductase RHM1: protein MSSYTPKNILITGAAGFIASHVANRLIRSYPDYKIVVLDKLDYCSNLKNLRPSQSSPNFKFVKGDIASADLVNYLLITESIDTIMHFAAQTHVDNSFGNSFEFTKNNIYGTHVLLEACKVTGQIRRFIHVSTDEVYGETDEDAVVGNHEASQLLPTNPYSATKAGAEMLVMAYGRSYGLPVITTRGNNVYGPNQFPEKLIPKFILLAMRGKPLPIHGDGSNVRSYLYCEDVAEAFEVILHKGEVGHVYNIGTKKERRVIDVATDVCKLFSKDPDASIKFVENRPFNDQRYFLDDEKLKILGWSERTTWEEGLKKTMEWYTSNPDWWGDVSGALLPHPRMLMMPGGIERHVEEADENGAASSEFTKTQTRMVVPITKNTVSSPRKPCFKFLIYGRTGWIGGVLGQLCEKQEIAFEYGKGRLENRESLIADIQNVKPTHVFNAAGVTGRPNVDWCESHKPETIRANVVGTLTLADVCREHGLLMMNFATGCIFEYDATHPMGSGIGFKEEDTPNFAGSFYSKTKAMVEELLKEYDNVCTLRVRMPISSDLNNPRNFITKISRYSKVVDIPNSMTVLDELLPISIEMAKRNLRGIWNFTNPGVVSHNEILEMYKNYMDPEFKWANFTIEEQAKVIVAARSNNEMDASKLKKEFPELLSIKDSLIKYVFEPNKKTNYSA, encoded by the exons ATGTCGTCTTACACCCCAAAGAATATTCTTATTACTGGTGCGGCTGGATTCATTGCATCCCATGTCGCAAATCGGCTCATTAGGAGTTACCCAGATTACAAGATTGTCGTGCTTGACAAGCTTGATTACTGCTCAAACCTTAAAAATTTGCGCCCTTCCCAATCATCCCCTAATTTCAAATTCGTCAAGGGGGATATTGCTAGTGCCGATCTTGTAAACTACCTTCTCATCACCGAGTCCATTGATACGATTATGCACTTTGCAGCACAAACCCATGTTGACAATTCTTTTGGTAATAGCTTTGAGTTCACCAAGAACAACATTTATGGGACCCATGTCCTCCTAGAAGCCTGTAAGGTGACTGGGCAAATTAGGAGATTCATCCATGTTAGTACAGATGAGGTTTATGGAGAGACAGATGAGGATGCTGTTGTGGGTAATCATGAAGCTTCTCAGCTTCTTCCAACAAATCCTTACTCTGCTACAAAAGCTGGTGCTGAGATGCTTGTTATGGCTTACGGCAGATCATATGGTTTGCCAGTTATTACAACCAGAGGAAACAATGTGTATGGACCTAACCAGTTTCCTGAGAAATTGATCCCAAAGTTCATTCTTTTGGCCATGAGGGGTAAGCCACTTCCAATTCATGGTGATGGATCTAATGTGAGAAGCTATCTCTACTGTGAGGATGTTGCAGAGGCCTTTGAGGTCATTCTCCACAAGGGAGAAGTTGGTCATGTGTACAACATTGGAACAAAGAAGGAAAGGAGGGTCATTGATGTGGCCACAGATGTATGCAAACTGTTCTCAAAGGATCCAGATGCAAGCATCAAGTTTGTTGAGAACCGGCCTTTTAATGACCAGAGGTACTTCCTTGATGATGAGAAATTGAAGATTTTAGGATGGTCAGAGCGTACCACATGGGAAGAGGGCCTGAAGAAGACAATGGAGTGGTATACCAGTAATCCTGATTGGTGGGGTGATGTCTCAGGAGCATTGCTTCCTCACCCAAGGATGCTGATGATGCCAGGTGGCATTGAGAGGCATGTTGAAGAAGCAGATGAGAATGGTGCTGCTTCTTCAGAATTTACCAAAACCCAGACTAGGATGGTGGTACCTATTACCAAGAATACAGTCAGTTCTCCTCGTAAGCCGTGTTTCAagttcttgatctatggtagaACTGGCTGGATTGGTGGTGTTCTTGGGCAGTTGTGTGAAAAGCAAGAGATTGCCTTTGAGTATGGAAAGGGGCGTTTGGAAAACCGAGAATCTCTTATTGCTGATATCCAGAATGTGAAGCCTACTCACGTGTTTAATGCTGCTGGTGTGACCGGTAGACCTAATGTTGACTGGTGTGAATCTCACAAACCAGAGACGATTCGTGCCAATGTTGTTGGTACTTTGACCTTGGCTGATGTGTGTAGAGAGCATGGGCTTCTGATGATGAATTTTGCCACTGGTTGCATCTTTGAGTATGATGCTACACATCCTATGGGATCTGGAATTGGCTTCAAGGAGGAGGATACACCAAACTTTGCTGGTTCTTTCTACTCAAAGACAAAGGCTATG GTTGAGGAGCTGCTGAAAGAGTATGATAATGTGTGCACCCTTAGGGTGAGAATGCCCATATCTTCTGACCTGAACAACCCACGAAACTTCATAACAAAGATCTCTCGCTACAGTAAGGTGGTAGACATTCCGAACAGCATGACTGTTTTGGACGAGCTTCTACCCATTTCCATTGAGATGGCAAAGAGGAATCTGAGAGGAATTTGGAACTTCACAAACCCAGGAGTGGTTAGCCACAATGAGATTCTAGAGATGTACAAGAATTACATGGACCCAGAATTCAAGTGGGCTAACTTCACAATTGAAGAACAAGCCAAAGTTATTGTTGCTGCAAGAAGCAACAATGAGATGGATGCCTCCAAGTTGAAAAAGGAATTCCCTGAATTGCTCAGTATTAAGGATTCATTAATCAAGTATGTTTTTGAGCCAAACAAGAAGACTAACTATTCTGCTTGA